A segment of the Jatrophihabitans endophyticus genome:
CGGTGGCGCGCGAGGACGCCCTCGTGTGCTGGGAGGCGCAGTTCGGCGACTTCGTCGACGGCGCGCAGACCGTCATCGACGAGTTCATCTCCGCCGGCGAGGCCAAGTGGGGCCAGCGCTCGGCGGTGACGCTGTTGCTCCCCCACGGCTACGAGGGGCAGGGGCCCGACCACTCGTCCGCGCGGCCCGAGCGCTTCCTACAGCTGTGCGCCGAGAACAACATGACCGTCGCCATGTGCTCGTCGCCGGCCAACTACTTCCACCTGCTGCGCCGGCAGGGGCTCTCGCCGGTGCGGCGGCCGCTCATCGCGATGACGCCGAAGTCGCTGCTGCGCCTCAAGGCCGCGGTGAGCGAACTGGACGACTTCACCACCGGCACCTTCGCGCCGGTACTGCCCGACCTGTCCGCCGACGCGGGGAAGGTCACCCGGGTGCTGCTGTGCGCCGGCAAGATCTACTACGACCTCGTCGCCGAGCGGGAGAAGTCCGGCCGTGACGACGTCGCGATCGTGCGGGTGGAGCAGCTCTACCCGCTGCCCGCGGCCGAGATCAGGGCGCAGCTCGCGACGTACCGCGACGCCGAGGTCGTGTGGGTGCAGGAGGAGCCGGCGAACCAGGGCGGATGGCCGTTCATGGCGCTGAACCTCCCCGAGCACCTCGAGGGGCGCGGCCTGCGACTCGCCTCGCGCCGGGCGTCGGCGTCCCCCGCCGTGGGGTCGCTGTCGGTCCACGAGGCGCAGCAGCGCGAGGTCGTCACGACGGCCTTCGGCTGAGGACGGCACCGGTGTACTTCACCGATCGCGGCATCGAGGAGCTCGTGTCGCGCCGGGGCGACGAGCAGGTCAGCGTCGCGTGGCTCGGCGACCGGCTGCAGAGCTTCGTCGACCAGCACCCGGAGTTCGAGACGGCGATCGACCGGCTCGCCACCTGGCTCGCCCGCGACGACGAGGAGGACGAGTAGCGGCCGCGCGCCCGGGCTCGCGGACGTCGAACAGCGGCAGGAAGAACTGCGTCAGCGGCCCGATCGCGAGTGCGAACAGCACCGTCCCCACGCCGACCGTCCCACCGAGCAGCCAGCCCACCACGAGCACGGTGAGCTCCAGCCCGGTGCGCACCAGCCGGATCGAGCGGCCGGTACGGCGGGCCAGCCCCGTCATCAGCCCGTCGCGAGGTCCGGGGCCGAGGTTGGCGCCGATGTACATGCCGGTGGCCACGCCGAGTGCGACGATGCCGCCGAGCAGCTCGCCCCATCGCACCCACAGCGGGGCATGGGCGGGCAGCAGCTCGAGCGACACGTTCACCGAGACGCCGACGAGCACCGCGTTGCTGATCGTGCCGAGCCCGGGTCGCTGCCGCAGCGGGATCCAGAACAGCAGCACCACCGCGCTCATGACGATGGTGACCGTGCCGATCGCCAGCCCGACACGCTCGCTGATGCCCTGGTGCAGCACGTCCCAGGGATCGAGGCCGAGCCGGGCGCGGACGAACATCGCGCACGCCAGGCCGTAGAGCCACAGCCCGAGGTAGAGCTGGACGAGGCGTCGGGGCAGCCGGCGCGGGCGGACGCTCCTCGACGCCGGTCCGCGCGGCGCGGGTGGCACGGGTGGCACGGGCGTCAGCTCGGCGCCGCGAGCGCGACCCCGTCGACGACCGCCTGCCGGGCCACGGCGGCGGCCACCGCCGGGGCCACCCGGGCGTCGAACGGGGTCGGCACGATGTACTGCGGCGTGAGCGCCTCGGCGACGACGTCACCGAGCGCCGTCGCCGCCGCCAGCTTCATGCCCTCGGTGATGGCGGTGGCGCCGGCGTCGAACGCGCCGGCGAACACGCCCGGGAAGGCCAGGACGTTGTTGATCTGGTTGGGGTAGTCGCTGCGCCCGGTGGCGACGACCGCGGCGTAGCGGTGCGCGACCTCGGGGTCGACCTCCGGGCGAGGGTTGGCCAGCGCGAACACGATCGATCCGGGCGCCATCCGCTTGACCGCGTCCTCCTCGACCAGCCCGGCACTGAGCCCGAGGAACACGTCGGCGTCGACGAGGGCGTCGGCGAGCGATCCGGTGAGCCCGGCCCGGTTGGTCGTCGCGGCGAGCTCGGCCTTGACCGGTGTGAGGTCGGCCCGCCCGCCGTGGACGATGCCCTTGGAGTCGGCGACGGCGATGTCGCCGATCCCGGCCGCCAGCAGGATCTTCGTGCAGGCGACACCGGCAGCGCCGGCGCCGGAGACCACGACCCGGAGGTCCGCCAGCGTGCGCCCGGTGACGGTCGCCGCGTTGCGCAGCGCGGCGAGCGTGACGATCGCGGTGCCGTGCTGGTCGTCGTGGAAGACCGGGATATCGAGCCGGTCGCGCAGCCGTGCCTCGATCTCGAAGCAGCGCGGCGCGGAGATGTCCTCGAGGTTGATGCCGCCGAAGGACGGCGCGATGCGCTCGACGGTCTCGACGATCTCGTCGGCGTCGGTGGTCGACAGCACGACCGGGACGGCGTTGAGCCCGGCGAACTCGCTGAACAGCGCCGCCTTGCCCTCCATCACCGGCAGCGCCGCGGCCGGGCCGATGTTGCCGAGACCGAGGACGGCCGTCCCGTCGCTGACGACCGCGACGAGGCGCGAGCGCCACGTGTAGTCGCGGGCGCGGGCCTCGTCCTCGGCGATCACCGAGCAGACCTCGGCCACGCCCGGCGTGTAGGCCAGCGAGAGCGATTCGCGGTCGACGAGCGGCAGCGTGCTCGCCAGCCGCAGCTTGCCGCCCTCGTGCGCACGGAACACCGCATCCTGCGGATCGAACCCCACCTGCTGCTCCTGCTCGAACGTCTGGATCCTTGCGCCAGTCCGGTGCGGTGCGGCCAGGTTGCGGCCGCGCCGTGAACGGCTACGGGGTTCGCCCGTCGCATTCAGTCTGTCACGCGGCTCCGCGCGGCCGGACACGCCCGATTTCTCCGGTTCTGTCTGGACGTACCCGATTCCACCGGGCACGATATGCCCACATTCATCACCGACGCACAGCGAAAGGGCTTGCTCCGCCCCCATCCGTCGCCCTCAACCCGAGGAGACCCCGCACATGATCCGAACCACGTCCCCGACGAGGCGACTCGTCGTCGCACTCGCCGCCGGTGCGAGCACCGTCGCGGCCACCGCCGCCGCCCTCGCCACCCCTGCCACGGCCTCACCCGCACCCTCGGCCGCGCCGGCGGCCGGCACCCGTGTCCCCGCCGCCCAGTTCGCGGCCAAGGCCCACGGCAACGAGCGCACGTGCGCCACGGCCGCCGCCGGGTACGCCGCCTGTCTGGCGCGCGTCGTCACCGACCGGGCCGGCAAGCCGCTGGCCACGAGCACGCCGGCCGGGTACGGCCCGGCCGACCTCAGCTCGGCGTACAAGCTCGCGGGGACGTCGAGCGGCGGCAAGACCGTCGCGATCGTCGACGCCTACGACGCGCCCACCGCCGAGGCGGACCTCAAGGTCTACCGCGCCCAGTACGGCCTGCCCGCGTGCACCAAGGCCAACGGCTGCTTCACCAAGGTCAACCAGAGCGGCGGCAGCTCGCTGCCGGCGGCCGACGCCGGCTGGGCCACCGAGATCAGCCTGGACCTCGACATGGTGTCGGCGGCGTGCCCCGACTGCAAGATCCTGCTCGTCGAGGCCAACTCGCCGTCGTTCGCCAACCTCGGGGCCGCCGTGAACTACGCCGCGTCGCGGGGTGTCGCCGCGATCAGCAACAGCTACGGCGGCAGCGACTCGAGCGCGACGTCGGCCTACGACCACCCCGGCATCGCCATCACCGCCTCGACCGGGGACGCCGGGTACGAGGTCGAGTCGCCGGCCAGCTTCAAGGGCGTGGTCGCGGTGGGCGGCACCAGCCTGAGC
Coding sequences within it:
- a CDS encoding S53 family peptidase; its protein translation is MIRTTSPTRRLVVALAAGASTVAATAAALATPATASPAPSAAPAAGTRVPAAQFAAKAHGNERTCATAAAGYAACLARVVTDRAGKPLATSTPAGYGPADLSSAYKLAGTSSGGKTVAIVDAYDAPTAEADLKVYRAQYGLPACTKANGCFTKVNQSGGSSLPAADAGWATEISLDLDMVSAACPDCKILLVEANSPSFANLGAAVNYAASRGVAAISNSYGGSDSSATSAYDHPGIAITASTGDAGYEVESPASFKGVVAVGGTSLSTSSNARGWTEKAWSGAGSGCSTINAKPSWQTSATSCSKKATADVSAVADPNTGVAVYDSTPYEGSSGWQVYGGTSASAPIIASVYALGGNLSGYPASYTWAHSSALNDVTSGSNGSCTTTKWCTAGTGWDGPTGLGTPNGVSAF
- a CDS encoding DUF6104 family protein; its protein translation is MYFTDRGIEELVSRRGDEQVSVAWLGDRLQSFVDQHPEFETAIDRLATWLARDDEEDE
- a CDS encoding NAD(P)-dependent malic enzyme, which codes for MGFDPQDAVFRAHEGGKLRLASTLPLVDRESLSLAYTPGVAEVCSVIAEDEARARDYTWRSRLVAVVSDGTAVLGLGNIGPAAALPVMEGKAALFSEFAGLNAVPVVLSTTDADEIVETVERIAPSFGGINLEDISAPRCFEIEARLRDRLDIPVFHDDQHGTAIVTLAALRNAATVTGRTLADLRVVVSGAGAAGVACTKILLAAGIGDIAVADSKGIVHGGRADLTPVKAELAATTNRAGLTGSLADALVDADVFLGLSAGLVEEDAVKRMAPGSIVFALANPRPEVDPEVAHRYAAVVATGRSDYPNQINNVLAFPGVFAGAFDAGATAITEGMKLAAATALGDVVAEALTPQYIVPTPFDARVAPAVAAAVARQAVVDGVALAAPS